tttactgctgctatttttacttaatttattaaggtttatttattgtagttactatagtttattttattttattttattaaggtttatttagttttatttattttattaaggtttatttattttataaatataaaaaaatgaacatagatgcgcttatagagaaaattaaacctaagggcatctattttcactttaagagaagctcaacaaggcatagagggacgggcttataaactggtgtgagcgcccttcggttggcgaggtgggactaaaaactggccgcaactaggaccagccctttagtcccggtttgtggtatgaaccgggactaaagggtggtggaccaggagcgtggcccattggtcccggtttgtcccaccaaccgggaccaaagggtccggacgaaccgggaccaatgcccccacaaggcccggcaggcccctggccgcacgaaccgggaccaatgctcacattagtcccggttcgtgactgaaccgggactaatgtgaatattgccctgtgaccaaagcccagttttctactagtgtagctCGGAGATGGTGGAGTTTACAAGCGGACTCAGGGAGGCTTATTCGAAACACACCCAACTTTTACCACACCCTACAGGGACCATATGTGATGACACCGTGCCAGCTCTCGAGGAATTCCGGCATCGTGTGATTTTCTGAGGATTTAAACGATTGTACCAGGCATGCCATTGAGGTACTTTCGCCCCCCGATGGCAGGGCACGCCCCTCCCTCGTATGCACAAGGCCTATGCATGTCGCAAGGACATCACATAGGATTTTTCATGCCGCTTCGAGGCATGATTTCATGTGCCAACTTGCAGATCTGCAATTTCCAGCGATGAAACCCTAGCCGAGCAATAAATGTCTCAAATATTGCACGTGGGTCCGAAAAATGTGGGGGGCTGACACGTGTCATGCAATGGCCTCCTTTGAGAGCACGAGAATTTTCAAGGTCAACAGAACAACAGGACCTGCACTTCCTGCACAAACTGGACACGTTCCCTCTTGATACCCAGAGACTAGGTTTACGAGCGGAACAAGTGAAGATTAGGAAGGTGGCTCAAAAATTATAATAATTGACTTAATAAAAAGCGCCGGCATCCATCATTAGGAAGATGGTCTGTCACTATGAATCTTCTCTGCTCGGGACAGGTGAAGATTCAAAGTGATGGTCCATCTCCGTAACAGTAGTGTAATGAAGACCAAAGCTTACTACATCTGGACTATCTGACTATTTGAACAGGTCCTTCTGCTTGTCGgtaggcgaggtgggactaatcTTTGCCAAATCTTTATCGAGTGCTGCTCTCGGCAAAGAAGTACCACCGTAACCGTGCCGTTATCCGCCGCCGGATGAGCAAGCTGCTTGGCTCTCGGCAAATAGGATTTGCCGAGTGTGACCCTTTTGCCAAATACTACTCTTGGCAATATCCTGTGTTTGCCGAGATGTGCTTGTTCCTGAGAGGTACTCTTGATGTCTGTGAGTTTGCTGAGTGCCCGTGCTTTAGCTCTCGGCAAAGGGCCTAACACCCGGCGTATACGAAAATTCAAATAGTGAAATAAACGACACTCATTTATTTTCAAGTATTGTTACCTAAGTCATCAAACTGATTGCTTGTCAATCATTGCTGATGACTTAGATAACAAATGTGACAACACACGTAAAAACAATTCACATTTATTTGACTAGTTGTTCGCATTACATTGATGCAGAGGTTGAGGATTTCAACCTTATTTTTAAAATAAAAAGAAGTTCTGAATACATTCATATATGGGCGCACCAAATACTATGATGGCTCAACTTTTTGAGCTGCACGCTACATGCACTCATGCGGTCACGGGGACTAAGATGAGCTTTTCCTTTCTTGAAACTGTAATTCCAAACACCTCAGTCATATCTATGTTTTCTTCCTTCAATCCGGGTGGAAGCTTCCAATCGAATCGGTACATGAGGTTTGCCAGCATTGTCTCGACCGTTGCTGATGCCGAGTGAACCCCAGGGCACATTCTTCGTCCAAACCCAAATGGCAAGTAATGGAACTCATTTGGCTTCAGATCAACGCCGGCTCCATTCATAAATCTCTCAGGTTGGAATTCATTTTCATTTTCCCAGTAGCCACTGTGCCTGCCGAGTGCCCAGGCGTTGATAACGACACGAGTGTTTGCTGGGATCGTGTAGCCATCAACGGTGCAGGCATCTAGGGAGAAGTGTGGAATCATGAGAGGTACCGGCGGATGCAGTCGGAGTGTCTCCTTGATGACAGCCTTGAGGTAGGTCATGTTGGGGAGATCGTCTTCGGCGACCATCTCTTGCCCGTTGGTTACATTCCTCCTTACCTCTTCCTGCAGCTTCTTCATAAGGTGTGGCTTCCGTATGAGCTCCGCCATGGCAAACTCCAGCGTCATATACGAGGTGTCCGTGCCGGCCTCAAACATGTCCTGGAATTGCATGTACCAGACGTGGATATTGAGCTACCACAGCAAGTAAAAGTAGATATGAAATAGAGATGGCAAATGCAAATGGTGCACTTACTATCAAGATGGCCTTGATATGGTGCCTGGTGAGACCATACTCCTGCTGAAGAGATAGGGATACGTCGATGAAGTCTTTGTCTTCTTCTTGCTCCGGCTGGGCCTCATCCTCACGGCTTACCATCCTTGCTGCATGGTCGTCAATTAGCTTGTCGAGGAGCAGGTCCCACCGCTTCCTCACCCGTCGGGCCTTGGCGCACGCCACCTTGCAGACCAACTCGAACCTCCCCAGGCTCGGGAAGTAGTCGAGGATGTTGAACCCTCCCAGGAGCGCCGCGTTGATGTCGGTGAGCTCACGGAACAGCTTGTTCCGCCCCTCCTCCTGGGAGAACTTGCCCGACACAGCACGGCAAACGAGGTCGTTGACGTACGAGTGCAGGAGCTCGCTCATGTCTACGGCCTCGCGCGCGGCCGCGGCCTTGGCGATCTTTCCAATCACTAGCCGGACCTCCTCCTCCCGGGCCGGGCGCTGGGACCGTATCTTCCTGGCGTTGAGCATGTGCACCGTCACGAGCTTCCTGGCCTTCCGGAAGTGCTCGCCGTAGGGCGCGAAGCACGAGTCCGTCTGCCCGTACATGATGATGTCGAAGACCATCGACCGCGGTCGCGACGCGAAGATGTGGTCGTGGGTGCGCAGGACGGCCTCGGCAGTGCGCGGCGAGGACACGACGGCGGTGGGCACGGCACCGAGGTGTACCAGCATGAGTTCCGGGCCGTACTTGGCGGCCAGGCCGGCGAGGGAGACGTAGGGAAGATCGCCCATTAGGTGTAGGTGCCCGATTATGGGGAGCCTCGTCGGGGGAGATGGGAGCAGGCTCAGCAGCTTGGCGTCGCTTGCCGCTCCCTGCTTGGTAATAATGCGGAGCAGGAGCGGCACAACCACAAGGGAGAAGAGCACCGCAGTCGCAATCAAGAGAGATCGTGGAGCTGCCGGTGCTGCTTCGTGGAGCATCTCGTCTACATGTACGTGAGCCATGGCAACAATGCTAGCTATCGTTCTTAGTTCTTACTGGCTGTGAGGCTTAGCTTCTCCATCGGTGCGTTCATTTATAGCCCAAGATCGATGCACATGTAGCATATGGAGTACCAAGGAATGATATTGTTTCCTTCAATTATAATTGGCTGTGAGGCCTAGCTTCTCGATCGATGCGTTTATTTATATATGTAGCCCAAGACCTATGGACATGCAACATGGATTATTGACAGTCTGACACACCAAGTTATATATTGTTTCCTTCAATTATAGTTCCCATGCATGTATATATTCGAATAAGTTTATCTATCTACAGAGTGTTCCATGCTCAAGTGCTCCCGAATCGATATTTTCTAACTAGACTTGATTGTATAAGAACCCGATTAATGGTAATATGCATTTTATTCATGCAGAGGTCGGATGTAGTATGTTCATTATGCTTTGTATTTAATTAGTGCTGCATTTTAAGTTAATAAAAATGTCTTTTAAATTAGTTTATGAAATAGCCTATAATGCAAAAAAAGCATGTTGGGTCTCTGAAACACTTAAAAAGCACCCTTTACCGAGAAAAAAAATCATGCAAGCAAAAAACACACTACATTTTTCTCGCAAAGAATGAACTACAGTTGTGAAAGTACTACTATTAAAATAGTTTTGGTAGCGAGTGTTACGAAGGTCTAATTGGAATAAATTGGGACAAGCGGTTCAAATCAAGAATATATCACGTTTTTCAGACTTATTTTCTTTTGACTACTATTCAGTTTATGAGCTTCTTCGGACCTTAAGACTTTGTTACGTTCTTTTCTAATGATATGGCTGCATACATCGATTGATGCAGA
This genomic window from Aegilops tauschii subsp. strangulata cultivar AL8/78 chromosome 4, Aet v6.0, whole genome shotgun sequence contains:
- the LOC109757929 gene encoding indole-2-monooxygenase, with protein sequence MAHVHVDEMLHEAAPAAPRSLLIATAVLFSLVVVPLLLRIITKQGAASDAKLLSLLPSPPTRLPIIGHLHLMGDLPYVSLAGLAAKYGPELMLVHLGAVPTAVVSSPRTAEAVLRTHDHIFASRPRSMVFDIIMYGQTDSCFAPYGEHFRKARKLVTVHMLNARKIRSQRPAREEEVRLVIGKIAKAAAAREAVDMSELLHSYVNDLVCRAVSGKFSQEEGRNKLFRELTDINAALLGGFNILDYFPSLGRFELVCKVACAKARRVRKRWDLLLDKLIDDHAARMVSREDEAQPEQEEDKDFIDVSLSLQQEYGLTRHHIKAILIDMFEAGTDTSYMTLEFAMAELIRKPHLMKKLQEEVRRNVTNGQEMVAEDDLPNMTYLKAVIKETLRLHPPVPLMIPHFSLDACTVDGYTIPANTRVVINAWALGRHSGYWENENEFQPERFMNGAGVDLKPNEFHYLPFGFGRRMCPGVHSASATVETMLANLMYRFDWKLPPGLKEENIDMTEVFGITVSRKEKLILVPVTA